In the Sus scrofa isolate TJ Tabasco breed Duroc chromosome 6, Sscrofa11.1, whole genome shotgun sequence genome, one interval contains:
- the DSG4 gene encoding desmoglein-4 yields MDWLLFRNICLLIILMVVLEVNSEFIVEVKELDMENGTTKWQTVRRQKREWIKFAAACREGEDNSKRNPIAKIRSDCEVSQKITYRISGAGIDRPPYGVFTINPRTGEINITSVVDREITPLFLIYCRAVNSRGEDLERPLELRVKVMDINDNPPVFTQNVYAASIEENSEANTLVVKLSATDADEENHLNSKIAYKIISQEPAGAPMFILNRYTGEVRTMSSFLDREQHSTYNLLVRGSDRDGATDGLSSECDCRIKVLDVNDNFPILEKTFYSASIEENCLSSELIRFQAIDLDEEGTDNWLAKYVILSGNDGNWFDIQTDPRTNEGILKVVKVLDYEQVPNIHLSIGVKNQAEFHHSVASQFRMHSTPVKIQVVNVREGPAFHPNSMTFSVREGMRGNSLLNYVLGTYTAIDLDTGNPATNVRYIIGHDAGNWLKVDSRTGEIQFSREFDKKSKYITNGIYTAEILAIDDGTGKTATGTICIEVPDVNDYCPVIVAERETICITSPSILISATGVTDHSYGAPFTFCVVDQPPGTADSWDIRSINATSAILTAEQVLYPLDYEIPILVKDSFNRACELPQIVALKACDCDSNHVCLYLGTTGIHTGDGSSVTSVSVTDDQTGTSNVGLGPTGMGMIALGLLLLLLSPLLLLMCCCKRKQPEGLGTRFAPVPEGGEGVIQSWRIEGAHPEDRDMSNIRAPVTVTASNTQDRIDSSEIYTNTYAGGGTVEGGVSGVELNTGLGTAAGLVAGGAVSTARKRSSTLGTQRDYADNSLNLAFLDSYFSEKAYAYADEDEGRPANDCLLIYDHEGAGSPVGSIGCCSWIVDDLDESYMETLDPKFRTLAEICLNTEIEPFPSQLACIPINTDLPLLGPNYFVNESSGMNLSEAEFQAEMAAPEPTIHGDVAVTETYTTADPCVQPTAIVFDPQLAPNIVVTETVLAPVYDVQGNICVPAELANTHNVIYAERVLSSPGMTDISNSSMTDGCVGPTMSGGILVGPEIQVMQMVSPDIHLNQTIGSTSPMTSRHRVTQYSNIHYSQQ; encoded by the exons GTGGTGCTGGAAGTAAACAGTGAATTTATTGTTGAG GTCAAAGAATTAGACATGGAGAATGGCACCACAAAATGGCAAACCGTCAGAAGACAGAAGCGAGAGTGGATCAAGTTTGCTGCGGCCTGTAGAGAAGGAGAAGATAACTCTAAGAGGAATCCTATTGCCAAA ATTCGATCAGACTGTGAAGTGAGTCAGAAGATTACATACCGCATCTCTGGGGCAGGAATTGATCGACCACCATATGGCGTATTCACCATTAATCCTAGAACTGGAGAAATTAACATCACTTCAGTGGTGGACAGAGAGATAACACCACTTTTCTTG ATCTATTGTCGGGCTGTAAATTCAAGGGGTGAAGATTTAGAAAGGCCTCTTGAGCTTAGAGTCAAAGTTATGGACATAAACGATAACCCCCCAGTTTTTACACAAAATGTGTATGCAGCCAGCATCGAAGAAAACAGTGAAGCAA ACACCCTGGTAGTGAAATTAAGTGCCACAGATGCAGATGAAGAGAATCATCTGAATTCTAAAATTGCCTATAAGATCATCTCTCAGGAGCCGGCAGGTGCACCAATGTTCATCCTGAACAGGTACACCGGCGAAGTGCGCACAATGTCCAGTTTCCTTGACAGAGAG CAACACAGCACGTACAACCTCCTCGTGAGGGGCTCAGATCGGGATGGAGCTACAGACGGACTGTCTTCCGAGTGTGACTGCAGAATCAAGGTTTTAGACGTCAACGATAACTTCCCCATTTTGGAAAAAACTTTT TACTCAGCCAGTATTGAAGAGAATTGTTTAAGTTCGGAACTGATACGATTCCAAGCAATTGATCTTGACGAAGAAGGCACTGACAACTGGTTGGCAAAATATGTAATTCTGTCTGGAAACGATGGGAATTGGTTTGATATTCAAACTGACCCACGAACCAATGAAGGAATTCTGAAAGTCGTTAAG GTGCTGGATTATGAACAAGTGCCTAATATTCACCTTAGTATTGGAGTTAAAAACCAAGCTGAATTTCACCACTCAGTTGCTTCTCAGTTCCGAATGCACTCGACCCCTGTGAAAATTCAAGTTGTTAATGTGAGAGAAGGACCCGCATTTCATCCAAATTCTATGACTTTCAGTGTGAGGGAAGGAATGAGAGGAAATTCCTTATTGAATTATGTGCTTGGTACATACACGGCTATAGATCTGGATACAGGAAATCCTGCAACAAATGTCAG gtATATCATAGGACATGATGCAGGCAACTGGTTAAAAGTAGATTCAAGGACTGGTGAGATACAATTTTCTAGGGAATTTGATAAGAAGTCAAAATATATAACCAATGGGATATACACAGCAGAGATCCTGGCTATAGATG ATGGCACTGGGAAAACGGCCACAGGAACCATATGCATCGAAGTGCCTGATGTCAATGACTACTGTCCAGTCATTGTTGCTGAAAGGGAAACTATCTGCATTACTTCTCCTTCCATCCTTATCTCTGCAACAGGCGTTACTGATCACTCTTATGGGGCTCCCTTTACCTTCTGTGTTGTTGATCAGCCCCCAGGGACAGCTGACAGTTGGGATATCAGATCAATAAATG CTACCTCTGCAATCCTGACAGCTGAGCAGGTTTTATATCCCTTAGATTATGAAATCCCAATCCTGGTGAAGGACAGTTTTAACAGAGCATGCGAATTGCCACAGATTGTGGCGTTAAAGGCCTGCGATTGCGACAGCAACCACGTGTGCTTGTACCTGGGTACCACGGGCATCCACACTGGGGACGGCAGCTCTGTTACCAGTGTGTCTGTCACTGATGATCAAACTGGGACTTCAAATGTTGGACTTGGACCCACAGGGATGGGCATGATTGCTCTGGGCCTCTTACTACTGCTTT TGTCACCACTCTTGCTGCTCATGTGTTGCTGCAAACGAAAACAGCCAGAAGGGCTGGGGACAAGGTTTGCTCCTGTGCCAGAGGGGGGAGAAGGAGTGATACAGTCCTGGAGAATAGAAGGGGCCCATCCAGAGGACAGG gacatGTCAAATATACGTGCACCAGTGACAGTGACAGCCTCTAATACCCAGGATCGTATAGATTCCTCTG AAATCTACACTAACACCTATGCAGGCGGAGGAACGGTTGAAGGGGGTGTGTCAGGAGTGGAACTCAATACAGGTCTTGGGACAGCCGCTGGCTTAGTGGCTGGAGGAGCCGTGAGCACAGCCAGGAAGAGGAGCTCAACGCTAGGAACCCAGCGGGACTATGCAGACAACAGCCTGAACCTGGCCTTCTTGGACAGCTACTTCTCAGAG aaAGCATATGCTTACGCAGATGAAGATGAAGGCCGGCCAGCAAACGACTGTTTGCTCATTTATGACCATGAGGGAGCAGGGTCTCCTGTGGGCTCCATTGGTTGTTGCAGTTGGATTGTGGATGATTTAGACGAAAGCTACATGGAAACGTTAGATCCAAAATTTAGGACTCTTGCCGAAATCTGCTTAAACACAGAAATTGAACCATTTCCATCACAGCTGGCGTGTATACCTATCAATACCGACCTCCCTTTACTTGGACCAAATTACTTTGTTAATGAGTCTTCAGGAATGAATCTCTCAGAGGCTGAGTTCCAGGCAGAAATGGCAGCACCTGAGCCCACAATTCATGGGGATGTTGCAGTGACCGAGACTTACACTACGGCCGATCCATGCGTGCAACCCACTGCAATTGTTTTTGATCCTCAGCTTGCACCCAACATTGTAGTAACGGAAACAGTATTGGCACCTGTCTATGATGTTCAAGGGAATATTTGCGTACCTGCTGAGTTAGCCAACACACACAATGTAATCTATGCTGAGAGAGTGCTGTCTAGTCCTGGTATGACTGATATAAGCAATAGTAGCATGACCGATGGTTGTGTAGGACCCACAATGAGTGGCGGTATTTTGGTAGGACCAGAAATTCAAGTGATGCAAATGGTGAGTCCAGACATTCACTTAAACCAAACCATTGGTTCCACATCCCCAATGACATCTCGACACAGAGTAACACAGTATAGCAACATACATTATTCCCAACAATAA